One Ethanoligenens harbinense YUAN-3 genomic window carries:
- a CDS encoding NAD(P)H-dependent oxidoreductase, which translates to MKIIVLNGSPKGDISVTMQYVRYIQKKYPQHELKTINISQNINQIEKDKIVFEGIIREVRESDGILWGFPLYVFAVASQYKRFIELVSERNAVDAFAGKYAAVIATSVKVSDRTAINYMNAVCDDFGMHYVDSFSPHMDDLLQEDVRNNLLMFAQHFFDAIAEKQITAKNFQPISWQPIRYQPEAGFKKLDTTGKKVLVVTDSLENENLKKMIHTFRNSFAQDIELVNLTDIDIKGGCLGCIRCGYNYECVYTGKDGFIDFYNEKILASDVIIFAGTIKDRYLSSLWKKYFDRSFCKTHTPVLDGKQIGVLISGPLSQVPNLREILETYFEYQFANLAGFATDEYKSSRKIDKEIYALAGRVIQLAKQGFKKPKTSLGVGVWKVLRDEIYGNLRFPFVADYNAYEELHVFDSFPQNNVQKLKHNDAMMSMLQDEKIRREIYHNQLTISMISEIKKVVDDPEL; encoded by the coding sequence ATGAAAATCATCGTCCTGAATGGAAGCCCCAAGGGGGATATCAGCGTCACCATGCAGTATGTTCGCTATATTCAGAAAAAATATCCGCAGCACGAACTCAAAACCATCAACATCTCGCAAAACATAAACCAGATCGAAAAAGATAAAATCGTTTTTGAAGGAATCATCCGGGAGGTACGGGAAAGCGATGGCATACTATGGGGCTTCCCGCTTTACGTTTTTGCCGTGGCTTCTCAATATAAGCGGTTTATCGAGCTTGTTTCCGAACGGAACGCCGTTGACGCATTTGCTGGCAAATATGCCGCGGTAATCGCCACTTCCGTGAAAGTTAGTGATCGCACTGCCATTAACTATATGAACGCCGTCTGCGACGATTTTGGGATGCACTATGTCGACTCGTTTTCCCCGCATATGGATGATCTGTTACAAGAAGACGTCCGAAACAACCTTCTAATGTTTGCGCAGCATTTCTTTGATGCCATTGCGGAAAAACAGATAACCGCCAAAAATTTTCAGCCGATTTCCTGGCAGCCAATCCGGTATCAACCCGAAGCCGGTTTCAAAAAGCTCGACACGACCGGTAAAAAAGTCCTTGTGGTAACGGATTCACTCGAAAATGAGAATCTGAAAAAGATGATTCATACATTCAGGAATTCCTTTGCGCAGGATATTGAGCTCGTAAACCTAACGGACATTGACATAAAAGGTGGGTGCCTTGGCTGCATCCGGTGCGGCTACAACTACGAATGTGTGTATACGGGCAAAGATGGATTCATCGATTTCTACAATGAGAAAATTCTTGCTTCCGACGTGATCATTTTTGCGGGAACCATCAAGGACCGATATCTGTCTTCTCTATGGAAAAAATACTTTGACCGATCTTTTTGCAAAACGCATACGCCGGTGCTGGACGGCAAACAGATCGGCGTCCTCATTTCCGGGCCTCTGAGCCAGGTACCGAATCTTCGTGAAATTCTGGAAACCTATTTTGAATATCAATTTGCAAACCTTGCCGGTTTCGCAACCGATGAATATAAGAGCAGCCGGAAGATTGACAAAGAAATTTACGCACTCGCGGGCAGGGTGATTCAGCTTGCGAAGCAGGGCTTCAAAAAGCCCAAAACCTCCCTTGGCGTCGGTGTGTGGAAAGTGCTCCGGGATGAGATTTACGGCAACCTCCGTTTCCCGTTTGTTGCGGATTACAATGCCTATGAGGAACTGCACGTATTTGACAGCTTCCCTCAAAACAATGTGCAGAAACTGAAGCACAACGATGCCATGATGAGCATGCTTCAAGACGAAAAAATCCGCCGCGAAATTTATCACAACCAACTTACAATCAGCATGATTTCGGAGATTAAAAAGGTTGTCGACGACCCAGAGCTGTAA